From a region of the Odoribacter splanchnicus DSM 20712 genome:
- a CDS encoding RagB/SusD family nutrient uptake outer membrane protein, whose protein sequence is MKWRMFICAICFLIGGCSLNIPLEDQFSDPDAITDVLSARSLLASAYKAMPQQIFQLSVLSDDFCPSQHLNKDMSLQGLYNWREVEMTELAGTLWAGYYAVIAEVNALLARIDAVVTLDETEKLEKMRIVCEAKALKSWCYFDLLRLFAPRYEGNENKDGIILKKRVELDFLPRSSVKECVTEIRTLLNEARNVDNTQKNVYWLSDKAVAYLQVELELYAGNYPAVLELTKDLETEYPESVLGADVYKYLWSSENSDARIFGKYQLEQIYMDIRFDTFEKGDYLVLSQNVDYEEEDIRKEWSEIPFVMPDAKNVRLLGKYNKMNRDKVASKYVNVARAAGMWLMRVEALARSGKEGDAVALANRMLKQRGATEWSTNIAGNELISKILIERQKEYVGEGIRFFDMKRCGLSAIRYGTYGDKVMGIVKADDYRWTLPIPAGEYRYNTSVEQNDGWPKLSV, encoded by the coding sequence ATGAAATGGAGAATGTTTATATGTGCAATTTGCTTTTTGATAGGAGGTTGCTCGCTTAATATACCATTGGAAGATCAGTTTTCTGATCCTGATGCTATTACGGATGTATTGTCTGCCCGTTCATTGTTGGCTTCTGCCTATAAAGCTATGCCACAGCAGATATTTCAGTTGTCAGTCTTGTCAGATGATTTTTGTCCTTCCCAACATTTGAATAAAGATATGTCTTTACAGGGACTTTATAATTGGAGGGAAGTGGAGATGACAGAATTGGCAGGAACGTTGTGGGCAGGGTATTATGCGGTGATAGCGGAGGTGAATGCTTTGTTGGCACGCATTGATGCAGTGGTGACCTTGGATGAGACTGAAAAATTGGAAAAGATGCGGATTGTCTGTGAGGCAAAAGCTTTGAAATCATGGTGTTATTTTGATTTATTGCGCTTGTTTGCTCCCCGTTATGAAGGAAATGAAAATAAAGACGGCATTATTTTGAAAAAACGGGTAGAGTTGGATTTCTTGCCTCGATCTTCTGTAAAAGAGTGTGTGACGGAAATTCGTACTTTATTGAATGAGGCAAGAAATGTTGATAATACACAGAAGAATGTCTACTGGTTGTCGGATAAGGCGGTGGCATATTTACAAGTGGAATTGGAGTTGTATGCCGGAAATTATCCTGCAGTGTTGGAATTGACAAAGGATTTGGAAACAGAATATCCGGAAAGTGTGTTAGGGGCAGATGTTTATAAGTATTTGTGGAGTAGTGAAAACTCAGATGCCCGTATTTTTGGCAAGTATCAGTTGGAACAGATTTATATGGACATCCGTTTTGATACCTTTGAAAAAGGTGATTATCTGGTGCTGTCGCAGAATGTTGACTATGAAGAAGAGGATATCCGGAAAGAATGGTCTGAGATTCCGTTTGTGATGCCTGATGCAAAAAATGTTCGTCTGTTGGGAAAATATAATAAGATGAACAGGGATAAGGTAGCAAGTAAGTATGTGAATGTAGCAAGAGCCGCCGGAATGTGGCTGATGCGGGTGGAGGCTTTGGCTCGTTCAGGGAAAGAGGGAGATGCTGTAGCTTTGGCAAATCGTATGTTGAAGCAGAGAGGTGCTACGGAATGGAGCACAAATATTGCTGGAAATGAATTGATAAGCAAGATATTGATAGAAAGACAAAAAGAGTATGTCGGTGAAGGCATCCGTTTTTTTGATATGAAAAGATGTGGTCTTTCTGCTATTCGGTATGGTACTTATGGTGATAAAGTAATGGGTATCGTTAAGGCGGATGATTACCGTTGGACGTTGCCTATTCCGGCAGGAGAGTACCGTTACAATACATCTGTGGAACAGAATGATGGATGGCCTAAACTGTCCGTGTAA
- a CDS encoding helix-turn-helix domain-containing protein, which yields MLAATGLTTVEFDALLTTFKYHWDEYYSHFTLEGKVRQRISYNRKTSVLPLIQDKLFFILVYLKTNPLQELHAIQFEMTQPQANRWIHLLSDILRRTLKTLGELPDRNSKRLIHILQGCEEVLLDGTERPIQRPLDEDRQSACYSGKKNS from the coding sequence GTGCTTGCAGCTACAGGATTAACTACTGTTGAGTTTGATGCCTTACTAACAACTTTCAAGTACCATTGGGATGAATATTACAGCCATTTTACCTTGGAAGGTAAAGTGCGTCAACGTATATCTTACAACAGGAAGACCAGTGTATTGCCTCTGATTCAGGACAAACTGTTCTTCATATTGGTATATTTGAAGACTAATCCTCTTCAGGAACTCCATGCTATTCAGTTTGAGATGACCCAGCCCCAGGCCAATAGATGGATTCACCTTCTTTCTGATATTCTCCGGCGTACATTGAAAACGCTTGGTGAATTACCGGACCGTAATTCCAAACGTCTGATACACATTCTTCAAGGATGCGAAGAAGTATTGTTGGACGGAACAGAGCGACCTATTCAACGTCCTTTGGATGAAGACAGGCAGTCAGCATGCTATAGTGGTAAAAAAAACTCATAG
- a CDS encoding AAA family ATPase, translating into MKKIIALVGMSGTGKSEATNFLKDQFNFDLFYFGGIVLNEVKKRGLEINNENEKMVREDLRRQHGNGVLAKIASETIAKTDSTILLDGLYSFTEYKILKELYPENFIVVAIHSDKALRYERLAQRKFRPLTKTEVDRRDYTEIENIEKGGPIAIADYHILNNGDVSILRQNLLELMDKILTDDNSR; encoded by the coding sequence ATGAAAAAAATAATAGCCCTGGTGGGCATGAGCGGTACAGGAAAAAGTGAAGCGACTAATTTTCTGAAAGATCAATTTAATTTCGATCTCTTTTACTTCGGCGGTATTGTTCTCAACGAAGTCAAAAAGAGGGGTCTGGAAATCAACAATGAAAACGAGAAAATGGTAAGAGAAGATTTAAGGCGCCAACATGGCAACGGCGTATTGGCCAAAATAGCTTCGGAAACCATCGCAAAAACCGATTCGACCATTCTTTTGGACGGCCTCTATAGCTTTACGGAATATAAAATATTGAAAGAGTTATATCCGGAAAACTTTATCGTAGTAGCTATCCATTCCGATAAAGCATTGAGATATGAAAGACTCGCCCAAAGGAAATTCAGGCCATTGACCAAAACCGAAGTCGACCGGCGCGATTATACCGAGATCGAGAATATCGAAAAAGGCGGTCCTATCGCTATAGCCGATTACCATATCCTGAATAACGGCGACGTTTCGATACTCAGACAAAATCTACTGGAATTAATGGACAAAATACTCACCGATGATAACAGCAGGTAA
- a CDS encoding NUDIX domain-containing protein: protein METSENIKSYYQDYISIYKDETDRLKQFKTFIDKTESDQLFDRKNFVGHITGSAIIFDYKNSKVLLIKHIILQRWLQPGGHIEKTDASILDGVYREILEETSIAKDDLMLISPIFGKKFPIDIDSHPIPENPAKHEKQHFHHDLRYFFIYKGEKITEESENLKWSDVSSLSSQVTFLKLVKKIWDLLDIDLNTRLFYENIISKARTTGENYIAVVVSHIIPDTVHYLRAIDTIFPIQTIVPKPNSIDEKTYTIVRKDFKISHVCREDMAQDTENEVIRILENTNEKILLFDIGGYFAHIHETWPVTILERIALIIEDTENGYQKYEHVIGDSERKKQNYPFKVVSVARSPLKENEDFLVGQSVFFSADALMREDGKLIQYLKCGILGYGKIGRSIASHLLQRGVKPAVYDTNPLKRVSAFNELNRIPDRDSIIKESDILFSATGNKSLKIEDFRELKNGCYIFSVTSSDDELELEFTGEYEKQEVRKHIFKYSNENMNYFFLVNDGNAVNFIYNAVMGDFIHLVRAEMILAINGLPGYAPGKISTVPTDIRENIAESWLKVFEP, encoded by the coding sequence ATGGAAACTTCCGAAAATATAAAAAGTTACTATCAGGATTACATCAGCATATATAAGGATGAGACCGATAGACTAAAACAATTCAAAACCTTTATCGATAAAACAGAATCGGATCAATTGTTCGACCGTAAAAATTTTGTCGGCCATATTACCGGCAGTGCGATTATTTTTGATTACAAAAATTCCAAAGTACTTTTAATCAAACACATCATACTTCAACGTTGGTTACAACCGGGAGGCCATATTGAAAAAACGGACGCTTCCATTCTGGACGGTGTTTACAGGGAAATCCTCGAAGAAACGAGTATAGCCAAAGACGATTTGATGCTGATTTCTCCTATCTTCGGAAAAAAATTTCCCATCGACATCGATTCGCATCCCATACCCGAGAATCCGGCCAAACACGAAAAACAACACTTCCATCACGACCTCCGCTATTTTTTTATTTACAAAGGAGAAAAGATCACGGAAGAAAGCGAAAACTTAAAGTGGAGCGATGTATCCAGTTTATCCAGCCAGGTCACCTTCCTGAAATTAGTAAAAAAAATATGGGACCTGCTCGATATCGATTTGAATACGAGATTATTTTATGAAAATATCATTTCAAAGGCCCGGACAACCGGCGAAAATTATATTGCTGTCGTCGTTTCCCATATCATCCCCGATACCGTTCATTACTTAAGGGCCATCGATACGATCTTCCCTATTCAAACGATCGTCCCCAAGCCCAACTCGATCGACGAAAAGACTTACACGATCGTTCGGAAGGATTTTAAAATTTCGCATGTATGCCGGGAAGACATGGCTCAGGATACAGAAAACGAAGTGATCAGAATCCTGGAAAACACGAATGAAAAAATCCTGCTTTTCGATATTGGCGGATATTTCGCCCATATCCACGAGACCTGGCCTGTAACTATCCTCGAACGGATTGCTTTAATCATCGAAGATACCGAAAACGGCTATCAAAAGTATGAACATGTGATCGGAGACTCGGAGCGAAAGAAGCAGAACTACCCGTTTAAAGTCGTATCTGTAGCCAGAAGTCCTTTAAAAGAAAACGAAGACTTTCTAGTCGGTCAGTCCGTCTTTTTTTCGGCAGATGCCCTGATGAGAGAAGACGGGAAATTGATCCAATACCTGAAATGCGGAATTTTAGGTTATGGAAAAATCGGTCGGTCGATCGCCTCCCATCTCTTGCAGAGAGGAGTAAAACCCGCAGTTTACGATACCAATCCACTGAAAAGAGTATCGGCATTCAATGAACTTAACCGGATTCCGGACCGGGACTCCATAATAAAGGAATCGGACATTCTGTTTTCTGCCACAGGCAACAAATCCCTCAAAATCGAAGATTTCAGGGAATTGAAAAACGGATGTTATATCTTTTCCGTCACGTCTTCGGATGACGAACTGGAATTGGAATTTACCGGAGAATACGAAAAGCAAGAAGTAAGAAAACATATATTCAAATATTCGAATGAGAATATGAACTATTTTTTCCTGGTGAACGACGGGAATGCCGTTAATTTTATTTATAATGCCGTTATGGGAGATTTTATCCATTTGGTCAGGGCTGAAATGATATTGGCGATCAACGGACTGCCCGGTTATGCGCCCGGAAAAATTTCGACGGTCCCTACCGACATCAGAGAAAATATTGCGGAAAGCTGGTTAAAAGTATTCGAACCTTAA
- a CDS encoding transposase, whose translation MAKETLLMQYQSECLSALKSVVNIHKPFEKTFMDTMKLFMAIPDRINFLQLGRYGCFSEQTYRNLFENETFDWFAFNASIIGKHLTGKRKAIAIDPSYIPKSGHKTPWIGYFWSGCAGDYKRGLEIMGIGVIDIDNHECMTLGSIQTPDCKTLDNMGKNLVDWYSSYLISRKDKLQSISGTVVADAFFSKETFITPMCESDFHVISRFRNDVVLYYPTLEKKTGKRGHPKWFDGRIDFANLDLTRCKEYEVNKGKLYGLRVYAKALKRYVSLAVRYPMDGRTDKWQLYFSTDDSMDGREVLDYYRTRFQLEFCFRDGKQHAGITNCQSTDFRKLDFHFNASLAAVNLTEAACKRLGIAYSISSCKSFIHNAYMLERFICVFGINPDMQVIDKFFKELILFTARAA comes from the coding sequence ATGGCTAAAGAAACACTCCTTATGCAATACCAATCCGAGTGCCTGTCGGCTCTCAAATCAGTCGTGAATATACACAAACCTTTTGAAAAAACGTTCATGGACACCATGAAATTATTCATGGCCATCCCGGATCGTATAAACTTCCTCCAATTGGGCAGGTATGGATGTTTTTCGGAACAGACCTACCGTAACCTTTTTGAAAATGAAACTTTCGACTGGTTTGCGTTCAACGCCTCTATCATCGGCAAGCATCTCACAGGCAAAAGAAAAGCCATCGCCATCGATCCTTCCTATATCCCCAAGTCCGGTCATAAGACACCTTGGATCGGTTACTTCTGGTCAGGCTGTGCCGGGGATTATAAGCGAGGATTAGAAATCATGGGCATCGGTGTCATTGACATCGACAACCATGAATGCATGACTTTAGGTTCCATTCAGACACCGGACTGTAAGACCTTGGATAATATGGGTAAGAACCTGGTTGACTGGTATAGCAGCTATCTTATCAGTAGAAAAGACAAGCTACAGAGCATATCCGGAACGGTGGTTGCAGACGCATTCTTTTCCAAGGAAACTTTCATAACGCCTATGTGTGAGAGTGATTTCCATGTCATCAGCCGCTTTAGGAACGACGTAGTCCTGTACTATCCGACATTGGAAAAGAAAACAGGAAAACGTGGTCATCCCAAGTGGTTTGACGGCAGGATTGACTTTGCCAATCTGGATCTGACCCGGTGCAAGGAATACGAGGTGAACAAGGGAAAACTATACGGATTGAGGGTATATGCAAAAGCTCTCAAAAGGTATGTTTCCTTGGCCGTCCGGTATCCGATGGACGGGAGGACAGACAAGTGGCAGCTTTATTTCTCTACAGATGATTCCATGGATGGACGCGAAGTCCTGGATTATTACAGAACCAGGTTCCAATTGGAATTTTGCTTTAGAGATGGAAAGCAGCATGCTGGAATTACCAACTGTCAGTCAACTGACTTCAGAAAGTTGGATTTTCACTTCAATGCATCGCTTGCTGCTGTCAACTTGACCGAAGCGGCATGTAAGAGGCTCGGAATAGCCTATTCCATATCCTCTTGCAAGTCATTCATACACAATGCGTATATGCTTGAACGATTTATTTGCGTGTTTGGGATTAACCCAGACATGCAAGTTATTGACAAATTTTTCAAAGAACTCATTTTATTTACTGCCAGAGCCGCTTAG
- the dcd gene encoding dCTP deaminase yields the protein MIISGLEIKNMLNKEIFIEPFDDSRLNPNSYNLRLHNELLVYDSHVLDMKVKNETKTISIPPEGLVLEPGIVYLGRTVEYTKTLNHVPMLEGRSSIGRLGIYIHVTAGFGDVGFSGYWTLEISCIQPVRIYPNVEICQIFYHTILGDCSKMYKSKYQNNEGIQASKMYEEFQ from the coding sequence ATGATCATATCTGGATTAGAAATTAAGAACATGCTGAACAAGGAGATATTCATCGAGCCTTTCGACGACTCGAGATTAAATCCGAATAGTTATAACCTGAGATTACATAACGAATTGCTGGTATACGATTCGCATGTATTGGACATGAAAGTTAAAAATGAGACCAAGACCATCTCGATTCCTCCCGAGGGCCTGGTGCTCGAGCCCGGAATCGTGTATCTCGGCAGAACCGTCGAATATACCAAAACCCTGAATCATGTCCCGATGCTCGAAGGCAGATCGTCGATCGGACGTCTGGGAATATATATACATGTCACCGCCGGTTTCGGAGATGTGGGTTTTTCGGGTTATTGGACTCTGGAAATATCTTGTATTCAACCGGTACGGATATATCCGAACGTCGAAATATGTCAAATATTTTATCATACGATTTTAGGAGATTGCTCCAAAATGTATAAAAGTAAATATCAAAATAACGAAGGCATTCAGGCAAGTAAAATGTATGAAGAATTTCAATAA
- a CDS encoding DUF4929 domain-containing protein has product MKTISKLKSVLVLMVFAAAIFSCSDSNETDYTGVNSIYVKTSEAPVMIASDSTPLKGSLTFTRAYDQPVALEMTVKYQTEGVKDLVTIRPAVVTLPAGSRSVDFEVVSNKKEISEAVLIEISVKEPLPQNDMQVKETLRVNVKPYLTAEDLTMEQQALLEGYKNKGVDLTKWIGVIPVKVTVDVPPTEGLASLVDGMKKTYESKSVITLSEYATVDQPILKITENPMGLTEFLYDILRKETVCNDEYWYGEYAGKYYQKMMDLIGLTKDSQETFSVSLDSIRVNMPQNGESNVEFLGRVLDKYKESVSVVPFVYNYSAWNRLKEKVDAGDETAIECVGYGATVNPVVYLVNSSIDSDSWKDSSRWVEPKGTLKGKKLTFQFNFDHYSATGYTKISVEYTLPE; this is encoded by the coding sequence ATGAAGACAATAAGTAAATTAAAAAGTGTGCTGGTGTTAATGGTCTTCGCGGCAGCTATTTTCAGCTGTTCTGATTCGAATGAAACGGATTATACCGGAGTTAATTCGATCTATGTCAAAACTAGTGAGGCCCCTGTAATGATCGCTTCGGATTCAACACCTTTAAAAGGGTCGCTTACATTTACACGTGCTTATGACCAGCCGGTGGCGTTGGAGATGACAGTAAAATATCAGACGGAAGGTGTGAAAGATTTAGTAACGATACGTCCTGCTGTGGTTACCTTGCCTGCCGGTTCGCGTAGCGTTGATTTTGAAGTTGTTTCCAATAAAAAAGAGATAAGCGAGGCGGTGTTGATTGAAATCAGTGTCAAAGAGCCCCTTCCACAAAATGACATGCAGGTGAAAGAAACATTGCGTGTAAATGTGAAACCTTATTTGACTGCAGAGGATTTGACAATGGAACAGCAGGCTTTGTTGGAAGGCTATAAGAATAAGGGGGTGGATTTGACGAAGTGGATTGGCGTAATTCCTGTGAAGGTGACGGTGGATGTGCCGCCAACTGAAGGATTGGCTTCTTTGGTAGATGGAATGAAAAAAACATATGAAAGCAAAAGTGTTATCACTTTGAGTGAATATGCAACTGTTGATCAGCCGATATTGAAGATAACTGAGAATCCGATGGGATTGACGGAGTTCTTGTATGATATCTTGCGTAAGGAAACGGTTTGTAATGATGAATATTGGTATGGAGAATATGCAGGTAAGTATTATCAGAAGATGATGGATTTGATTGGACTAACAAAAGATAGTCAAGAAACATTCTCTGTATCATTAGACAGCATTCGGGTGAATATGCCGCAGAATGGTGAGTCGAATGTTGAATTTTTGGGAAGAGTCCTGGATAAGTATAAGGAATCGGTATCTGTGGTACCTTTTGTATATAATTATAGTGCCTGGAATCGTTTGAAAGAAAAAGTTGATGCAGGAGATGAAACAGCTATTGAATGTGTGGGCTATGGTGCAACTGTCAATCCGGTGGTTTACTTGGTAAATTCTTCTATTGATTCTGATTCTTGGAAAGACTCCAGCAGATGGGTAGAACCGAAGGGAACTTTGAAGGGTAAGAAATTGACATTTCAATTTAATTTTGATCATTATAGTGCAACAGGATATACTAAGATTTCTGTAGAATATACTTTGCCTGAATAA
- a CDS encoding transposase family protein gives MKTGSQHAIVVKKTHSIKNNLLCTNQLRIVWLSSTYEGHVHDKKICDEEPLLLPKGIRLWQDTGFIGHRPDGVEICMPKKKPEGKELTAVEKQENKRISGIRIKVEHAIGGMKKCRIVKERFRCHKFGFEDMVILIACGLHNFRISYKMSHITI, from the coding sequence ATGAAGACAGGCAGTCAGCATGCTATAGTGGTAAAAAAAACTCATAGCATAAAGAATAACTTGTTATGTACCAACCAACTTAGGATTGTATGGCTGAGCTCCACATACGAAGGTCATGTCCATGACAAAAAGATTTGTGATGAAGAACCTCTTCTACTCCCCAAAGGTATCAGGCTCTGGCAAGATACAGGTTTCATCGGACACAGGCCGGATGGAGTTGAAATATGCATGCCCAAAAAGAAACCTGAAGGAAAAGAGCTTACTGCTGTTGAAAAGCAAGAGAACAAGCGGATTTCCGGAATCAGGATTAAAGTGGAGCATGCCATAGGTGGTATGAAAAAATGCCGTATTGTCAAAGAACGATTCAGATGCCATAAATTCGGTTTCGAAGATATGGTGATTCTTATTGCTTGTGGATTACACAACTTCAGAATCAGTTACAAAATGAGTCATATAACAATTTAA
- a CDS encoding SusC/RagA family TonB-linked outer membrane protein, whose amino-acid sequence MEGNNVFRRMLWIVLLVLCCGSLFAQQKKLTIDLKNGSFAQLTDLIKKQSKYTFFFNNAMLSNLKRLTIQVNEVSIDSVLNLALKGSELTYKIKDNTVILYSRDAPEAGNKTVKIEGQVNDEAGMPLPGVNVFIKGTTVGTVTDMNGNYSLVVPEVMGMEVMFTFIGKQTREVKYSGTRFMNVVLKDSYNEMEEVQVRARANVNEIDVRAKTGVVSEVDVRRMNNKPVMDMALALQGMAPGLIVTNKGDLGSKPEIRIRGTSSLREGDAANEPLYVLDGQVISSDAFLTLNPNDIKEIKILKDAAACALYGIKAANGVLEITSQRGTAGKMVYSYSFSGGVTLRGRRGVKMMDSKEKLELERRLGNTATPGYRYSEDYYRRYHANDPNLAALIAQGKQKLDSLANINTDWFKELLRNNFYQEHNLSAKGGSEQTSFYASLNYSQQGGRIPGNDIKRVTARLSVDQEITSKLYASLSVNGGYSVTNTPNGTTYSPTDLIYQLNPYETKDVNAELVSFPGRTYADLFNQYSEKTSDKRAGISGSLNYSGIKGLEIAAVAGVDYVLSENLGITPPTAYSELTSGADERERGILTKDKNTKMNLSSNVRVTYNKMFGKHDLTLGANFDYYSDHVDNLGITGYGLSKKMQSPSGVNQSIEGNRKPSFTSRNEKTAQLGIGVLAGYSWNGIYDLFGTYKSDASSVLPSDKRWNSAWAVGGGWTLSNYSFLRNNGTLTELKLKASYGCTASLQGVSPSSAVATFQYSEDTYGNDQLLSLVGLYNADLKPEQTIDIDAGITLGLWNRVTLNAGWYRRRTKDALLDVPIPASNGFTTLRRNIGILENNGIEGELFVKMVDRPKWRMSGRLSMAYNQNKVVDLYHTDRLFTSEESIVPDFEVGKSYDMIYGPISLGIDPMTGLPVFKGGDGREISAIERLTRDDIVALGHSTPPYSGSFFYSLSYGNFDLDVDFYFVFGGKKAYSFSYVRGFDNARYNAIVGQVNNMWFQEGDEGKIYHRPYYSSSAVDNLKLYANSRTIGKSDYLRLSSLSLRYRLPYKWIEKTKNVIQYASVAFQASNLFTWTHYKESDPESGSLVGTQQPVFTLKLSVSF is encoded by the coding sequence ATGGAAGGTAACAATGTTTTCAGACGAATGTTGTGGATAGTGCTGTTGGTGCTGTGTTGTGGTAGTTTGTTTGCACAACAGAAGAAGTTGACGATTGATTTGAAAAATGGTTCATTTGCTCAGTTGACAGACCTGATTAAAAAGCAATCGAAGTACACATTTTTCTTTAACAATGCAATGTTGTCGAATTTAAAGCGTTTGACAATACAAGTGAATGAGGTGTCTATTGATTCTGTATTGAATCTGGCTCTGAAGGGGTCTGAACTTACTTATAAGATAAAGGATAATACGGTGATTCTGTATTCGCGAGATGCCCCTGAAGCCGGTAATAAAACCGTTAAGATTGAAGGACAGGTGAATGATGAAGCAGGAATGCCATTACCGGGAGTGAATGTTTTTATTAAGGGTACGACAGTGGGAACCGTGACAGATATGAATGGTAATTACTCTCTGGTGGTTCCGGAGGTGATGGGTATGGAGGTGATGTTTACCTTTATTGGCAAACAGACTCGGGAGGTGAAATATTCGGGAACCCGTTTTATGAATGTGGTTTTGAAGGATAGCTATAATGAGATGGAGGAGGTGCAGGTCAGGGCGCGCGCAAATGTTAATGAGATTGATGTTCGTGCAAAAACAGGAGTTGTCAGTGAGGTGGATGTGCGAAGAATGAACAATAAACCGGTGATGGATATGGCATTGGCTCTGCAGGGAATGGCACCCGGTCTGATTGTGACCAATAAAGGGGATTTGGGAAGCAAACCGGAAATCCGTATCCGAGGTACGTCTTCTTTGCGTGAAGGAGATGCAGCCAATGAGCCTTTGTATGTGTTGGACGGTCAGGTGATTTCATCGGATGCTTTTTTGACATTGAATCCAAATGATATTAAGGAAATTAAAATTCTGAAAGACGCTGCTGCCTGTGCTTTGTATGGTATTAAGGCTGCTAATGGTGTGTTGGAAATCACTTCGCAAAGAGGTACTGCAGGTAAGATGGTGTATAGCTATAGTTTCAGTGGTGGTGTGACTCTACGAGGACGTCGGGGTGTGAAGATGATGGATTCAAAGGAGAAATTGGAATTGGAAAGACGTTTGGGTAATACTGCGACACCGGGTTATCGTTATAGTGAGGATTATTATCGTAGATATCATGCAAACGATCCAAATTTGGCAGCTTTGATTGCTCAGGGAAAACAGAAACTGGATTCGCTGGCTAATATTAATACGGATTGGTTCAAAGAGTTGTTGCGCAATAATTTTTATCAGGAACATAATCTGAGTGCTAAAGGAGGTTCGGAGCAAACAAGTTTTTACGCTTCTTTGAATTATTCGCAGCAGGGTGGGCGTATTCCGGGAAATGATATCAAGCGCGTTACAGCACGATTGAGCGTTGATCAGGAGATTACCAGTAAGTTGTATGCCTCTTTGAGTGTAAATGGTGGATATTCTGTGACAAACACTCCGAATGGTACGACTTATTCTCCGACGGATTTGATTTACCAGTTGAATCCTTATGAGACGAAAGATGTAAATGCAGAACTGGTCTCTTTCCCCGGAAGGACTTATGCAGATTTGTTTAATCAGTATAGTGAAAAGACTTCTGATAAAAGAGCAGGCATTTCCGGTAGTCTTAATTATTCCGGTATTAAAGGATTGGAGATTGCAGCAGTAGCCGGAGTTGATTATGTGCTGTCTGAAAATTTGGGTATTACTCCGCCGACAGCATATTCGGAATTGACAAGTGGAGCTGACGAACGGGAAAGAGGTATCCTGACGAAGGATAAGAATACGAAAATGAATTTGTCATCTAATGTGCGTGTGACATACAATAAGATGTTCGGTAAACACGATTTGACTTTAGGTGCTAACTTTGATTATTATTCTGACCATGTTGATAATTTGGGTATTACAGGGTATGGTTTGAGTAAAAAGATGCAGTCGCCTTCGGGAGTCAATCAGTCTATTGAGGGAAATAGAAAACCTTCATTTACTTCGCGTAATGAAAAAACAGCACAGTTGGGTATCGGTGTATTGGCCGGATATTCATGGAACGGTATTTATGATTTGTTCGGAACATATAAAAGCGATGCTTCATCTGTTTTGCCAAGTGATAAGAGATGGAATTCTGCTTGGGCTGTCGGGGGTGGTTGGACATTGAGCAATTATTCTTTTTTGCGGAACAATGGGACGCTAACAGAACTGAAACTTAAAGCTTCGTATGGATGCACTGCGAGTTTGCAAGGAGTGTCGCCTTCTTCGGCTGTCGCAACATTTCAGTATTCTGAAGATACTTATGGCAATGATCAGTTGCTTTCGTTGGTTGGGTTGTATAATGCTGATTTGAAACCGGAGCAGACCATTGATATTGATGCCGGCATTACTTTGGGTTTGTGGAATCGTGTGACGTTGAATGCAGGTTGGTATCGCCGGAGGACAAAGGATGCCTTGTTGGATGTGCCTATCCCGGCTTCCAATGGTTTTACGACTTTGAGACGAAATATCGGTATTCTTGAAAATAACGGTATTGAGGGTGAGTTGTTTGTGAAGATGGTGGACCGTCCTAAATGGAGAATGTCCGGAAGATTGAGTATGGCTTATAACCAGAATAAAGTGGTCGATTTATACCATACAGACAGATTATTTACATCAGAGGAAAGTATTGTTCCTGATTTTGAAGTAGGCAAATCATACGATATGATTTATGGACCTATTTCATTAGGTATTGATCCTATGACCGGACTACCGGTTTTTAAAGGAGGTGACGGTAGGGAAATCTCTGCTATCGAACGGTTGACCAGAGATGATATAGTGGCATTGGGGCATTCGACTCCACCATATTCCGGTAGTTTCTTTTATTCTTTGTCGTATGGGAATTTTGATTTGGATGTGGACTTCTATTTTGTGTTTGGCGGAAAAAAAGCATATAGCTTTTCTTATGTCAGAGGGTTCGACAATGCTCGTTATAATGCCATTGTAGGCCAGGTGAATAATATGTGGTTTCAAGAGGGTGATGAGGGAAAAATATATCACCGCCCATATTACTCTTCTTCGGCTGTGGATAACTTGAAATTGTATGCCAATAGTCGTACTATAGGAAAAAGCGATTATCTGAGACTGTCATCGTTGTCATTGCGGTATAGATTGCCGTACAAATGGATAGAAAAAACAAAGAATGTGATTCAATATGCTTCTGTTGCATTTCAGGCATCTAATCTTTTTACCTGGACTCATTATAAGGAGTCGGACCCGGAATCCGGTTCGTTAGTAGGTACGCAACAACCGGTGTTTACATTGAAATTGAGTGTTAGTTTTTAA